Genomic window (Trichocoleus sp.):
TGCCAGCTTCTGGAAAATCAGGATGGCTGAACACCAATAGAAAATTTTGATTTGTAATGTAAGCAAAAACTTTGGTGGGTGGAGGGGACATTCACTTCTTCTAATATGCGTCATTTCCAAGACATCATATTTTGATGCTGAGCGTCAACAGGCAATCTCTAAAAAAGTCACCACCAATAGACTTGCAGTCCAATGGCAAAACGCAGCGACGGCAGATGACCTTAAACTCAATACCAGCAGTTTACAACCGTCCGCTGCCGTGGAGTGTTATGCCGCAGTAGCTTCGTGAAGAGGCAGTAGCATATTGCTTCGATAAGCGTGCTGATCAATTTCCTTGTACATCACTTCTTGGAATTGTCATTTGTAGATTGACCAAAAAAGTAACCTAGAATTATTAGAAAAGCGTTATTTAGTATCTCTGGCATTGAAAATTTAGAAAATATAGCAGTTATATGAGCTACTAGGATTATTAACAGTAGGAATCCTCCAAGAAGCGTTGCTGCCGATTCACGCTCCAACAAGGTAAACCAAACCTTCGACCTCCGCTCAAAAAGCTCCATTTTTAAACGTTCTAATTCTGTTTGTGTCTTTATTACCTCTTGGGTTTGCTCCTGCTCAACCTCCTTAGATTGCTCTCTTAGTTGCTGTGCTTCGCTTTTTAGATCGGCAACCTCTTTATTGAGTTCAATTCTGACGTCATCATCATTTACCTTATTATTAATTAGGTCTTCTATTGATGCGATTTTCTCACTTGCCGTGAGTGTTCTAATTCTCTCAAGAATGAATCTTTTGCGACACAATAGAATTTGTAGAATACCCCGTTCAAAGTGAGCATCGCCTTTGGACGAAGACAGTATTAAGCCTGCATCTGCCGAAAACTTAAAGGAGAGGGTTCCAAATGATTCAGGATGCTTCAGAGCTTCGTTCACAGTTTCCAAGCTCTGACGGAGTTCATCTAGAGATTGAGACTCTATTTGCTCTTGGACTAAACCTAATTCCTTCAACTGTGACTCGAAGAAGACCTGCACTTGCTCTTCAAGAGATTTGCGATACCTAGATTTTATATTTTCGCCGATTGCCATAATACCTGAGCTATTTACCCTCTCTAAGGAACAGAATTCTTGTTATGTACGACTTGTCCTTGCAGCATAACGGCTCTGGTCAGCGGTTGCCAATACTTTTGCGATATTATAAGCGGCTTTATCAATCCGCTGCACCAGAATGGTTATGCCGCATCTTGCAACACAATTTCACACTCAACCCACATGAATGCGGAACAGTTCACCGTTGTTCACTGCTCGTCGCAGAATCAACTCATATGCTCGCAAATCCCATAGGGCGTAGCTAAACAATTGCTCGCTTTTGATTGCTTTCCTTAAAAGCACTTCATCATTTGATAACGTTGAGTCACGGGGTTCAGGATCATAACGTGGGGACTCACTTGATAGAAAGACAATAGCTCCTTGACCCATAAGACTAAAGAACTTATTGAGTAAGCCAGAAACCGTTGCTAAACCTGCTTCGGCGTCGTACCACTGCTCACTTAAATTGCCTTGATCATTTTCTCCTACACAAAAAGAACTTAGGGTTTGCCAACCATTCAACTCTGCAATGTGATCCAGAATTGACCATGTGCTGTAAAACCCTTGCCCATAGACGTATTGTTGCTCGGGATCTAATTCTTGAGGAGCTTGATCAGTAGCTCCACTACGTTCAAGTTCAATAATTGCATAACTAGACATAGGGCATTCAGTTTTAAGCGATATAGCTAAAGTACCCAGTCTTCATTGTTGTCTTTCTCCTGGAGAGACTGAGCAAAATTGCTGCCTACTCTCTACAGATTCTTACAAGTGTGCCCTTACCAGTCTCCCTGCGACATAACGATCCCGCTCAACCGCTGCAAACAACCTCTGCATCACAACCGCTCACCCCTTCAGTCGGTGTGCAGCGGGTTTGTTAGGCATAAACCATTTCTAAGAACTTAATTGACTAAACGAATTCCTTTTGCAGATAACCAGCCTCTAATATTACTTACCTCCTCTTTCTCGACAAATTCTAACCACGAGGCAAAGTAGTTATCATCAAGTCCTTTTCCTTGTAAATCGATCAGTGCAGTCGTTACTGCCTCTTCATAATTAGTTTGCTTCACTGCTTGCTCTAATTGAGGTTTAACTTGAAGCATAAAATTCTCACCATAGTTCTGATCAATAACTTCCAATGTCTTTCCAATCCACATTTCTATAGTCTGTGTACTGATGGAACATAGCTTTTTAGAAGGGACTTTAAGTAAACGCTGTCGATCTTTTATTTCTTCTTCGAGCATATCCCTAGCTAAAAGTACTTCCCCTGTTTCAGTATCAATATAGGTTGAAACTCCAGCTGAATCACCTTCTGCAAGAACACTTTTCAGGACATTTAAATCTATTGGGAGTTCTTTTGAAATTACCATTGCATTAGCCTTCAAAATTAGCGGTTAAGAATAGCGGTTTGGCTTAATTCAAAGTATTTATACTTAAAAAATTACTGCTGCCTAACGACCAAGCTCACCGGACGCAGAAAACCTTTGCAACTCAACCAATTAACTTGACACGTTCCGGTGCAGCGACTGGTTAGACTCACGGCGTATTCTACTGCTGTGAATAAATTGACTTATACCCTCAACTAGCTCAGGCACAACTGGCAGCGTTGGATCAGAATAGGAAGCATTTTGCTGTTCAGGGTCTAATGGAACAGCTTTTAACACGTGATTCATCCCCTCAATGATTCTAAGCTCCGCATCCGGCTTAGCCCTCTTCAGGTCTTGCGCCTCCCTGACAGACACTTGGACATCCGTTGTTCCTTGAACAATTAGAACAGGGACAGTGAGACGCCTAATCTCTTGGGCAGGGGTATAGCGGAACCAGGAAATGAGGTAGGGTTGGATGCTCGATCTGTAGAGCGCGTTGAGTTCTGGTGGAATAGAGGTCACTCTCTTCCCTTGCTCTAGAGCAGCAAGAATCTGCTCATTCTGTTGCCATAATGCATTTGGCAATCTAGGTCGCAGTTGATCTCGTAAAACTTGTGATGCAGTTTGGGCAATTCCGGCGATTGATACAAAAGCATCTGCTCCGGTTTTTTGGGTTGCCAGCATTCCAATCAGAGAGCCTTCGCTGTGACCAATTACGGTGATGCTTGAGAAACGAGAATCTGCCTGCAATTGCTGAATCCAAAGTGCAGCATCTTCAACATAGGTATCGAAACGCAAATCAGCTTCTTCGGGTCCTGCGGCTGCGCTTTCTCCAATCCCGCGCTTGTCATATCGGATCGAGGCAATGCCATGACCTGCTAATCCTTCAGCGAGGAGTTTGAGGCTATTATTCTGCCCAGCTAGAGGATTGTTTCCATTGCGATCGGTCGGACCTGAACCCGCGATGATCAACACCGCTGGCTCTGGCACATTAGACGCTGGAAGAATCTGTGTGCCATGGAGCGTGCCTGTTAACGTTGTAATGTGAACCTCGACAGGTGTTGAGGCTTGTGTCGTGTAACCCATAGATAGCAGTGATAAAGGTAGAGTGATTAGACAGGCAACCAGACTGACAGAACGGCGAGAATTGGGAGACATGGCATGAGGTGATCTATGTCGAATCCGTCAGATATTCTAATTTGATGAGACAAAAGAGTCTAACGGTTGAGATGAGCGGCAACCCTCACCTTGAATTCAATTAGAGTTTTGTGATGTCCGCTCCATCTCAATTGTTATGTGGTCAACTCTGCGGAAATAGCTCTGATGCATCGCTCCGACCACTCTCTGAAATTTGTATCCTTCGTCTCCTCTGGTCGAAAATACCACTCGTCGAACTCCGCTGCAATAGCCGGAAACCGCTCATAGTCCCATGCGTTATCGCCGGAATAGATAAAACCATCAGTCAGTTCAGCTACCGACGCGGCAACCAATCCGTAAGCCAGATTGATGATGGCGGGCTGCCCCATCGACCTCCTGAAGTACCAGAAATGTCCTGCTTCCAGTCGTGACAGAATCAAATCT
Coding sequences:
- a CDS encoding alpha/beta fold hydrolase, whose amino-acid sequence is MSPNSRRSVSLVACLITLPLSLLSMGYTTQASTPVEVHITTLTGTLHGTQILPASNVPEPAVLIIAGSGPTDRNGNNPLAGQNNSLKLLAEGLAGHGIASIRYDKRGIGESAAAGPEEADLRFDTYVEDAALWIQQLQADSRFSSITVIGHSEGSLIGMLATQKTGADAFVSIAGIAQTASQVLRDQLRPRLPNALWQQNEQILAALEQGKRVTSIPPELNALYRSSIQPYLISWFRYTPAQEIRRLTVPVLIVQGTTDVQVSVREAQDLKRAKPDAELRIIEGMNHVLKAVPLDPEQQNASYSDPTLPVVPELVEGISQFIHSSRIRRESNQSLHRNVSS